In a genomic window of Occallatibacter riparius:
- a CDS encoding MBL fold metallo-hydrolase: protein MQVTIHKGSREIGGTCIQISSGKTSILLDAGLPLNPDSQPVDLSHLSVDALLVSHPHQDHFGLMSLLPPGTPVYIGKLARSLIDATRVFIGDDRYALNFRDFKAWQPFIIGDFTITPYLVDHSATDAYAFLIEGEGKRLFYSGDLRSHGRKRILFENLVKRPVRDIDVLFLEGTMLHRSNDQFPNEQSVEDKIFETILQQGNISFLISSSQNIDRIVSAYRACKRAAKLLVIDIYTAWVLEQLRLVTQNTPCMDWPEIRVYAKGSQYEELKANPEYFGDFSNRLFRRRVMPEDLHDTPEAFLYFGKVSSFPFIESFKSASVPVNVIYSQWLGYLDGNHASYYGCDKIASYRSDPAVNFVYAHTSGHATVEDLKKLAEAFHPRVLVPIHTEHGQEYSQVFANVVNLNDGQDFFLA, encoded by the coding sequence ATGCAAGTCACCATTCATAAAGGCAGCCGGGAGATCGGGGGGACCTGCATCCAGATCTCGTCGGGAAAGACGTCAATTCTCCTTGATGCCGGACTTCCTCTTAACCCCGACAGCCAGCCCGTAGACCTTTCGCACCTGTCCGTTGATGCCCTTCTGGTCAGTCACCCTCACCAGGATCACTTCGGCCTGATGAGTTTGTTGCCGCCAGGCACTCCGGTTTACATCGGCAAGCTGGCCCGCAGCCTGATCGATGCCACGCGGGTGTTTATCGGCGACGACAGATATGCGCTCAACTTCCGTGACTTCAAGGCCTGGCAGCCGTTTATCATCGGCGATTTCACCATCACCCCCTATCTCGTCGATCACTCCGCCACCGACGCCTACGCCTTCCTCATCGAAGGTGAAGGCAAGCGCCTGTTCTACAGCGGTGACCTTCGCTCGCATGGCCGCAAGAGAATACTTTTCGAGAATCTCGTTAAGCGCCCCGTTCGCGACATCGACGTGCTCTTCCTCGAAGGCACCATGCTGCATCGAAGCAACGATCAGTTTCCGAACGAACAGTCTGTTGAAGACAAGATCTTTGAGACAATCCTCCAGCAGGGGAACATCTCGTTTCTGATATCGTCCTCGCAAAACATCGACCGCATCGTCTCCGCCTATCGGGCCTGCAAACGTGCTGCCAAGCTCCTGGTCATTGACATTTACACTGCCTGGGTGCTCGAACAGCTTCGACTGGTGACTCAGAACACCCCCTGTATGGATTGGCCAGAGATTCGGGTTTATGCCAAAGGCAGCCAGTATGAAGAGTTGAAGGCCAACCCTGAATATTTTGGTGATTTCAGCAACCGGCTTTTTCGCCGCCGGGTGATGCCTGAAGATCTGCATGACACTCCGGAAGCATTTCTCTACTTCGGCAAGGTGTCCAGCTTCCCGTTCATCGAGTCATTCAAAAGCGCTTCCGTGCCTGTCAATGTGATTTATTCGCAATGGCTCGGGTATCTTGATGGCAACCACGCCAGCTACTACGGCTGCGACAAAATCGCGTCCTACCGCAGCGATCCCGCTGTGAACTTTGTTTATGCCCACACTAGTGGGCATGCGACGGTTGAAGACCTCAAGAAGCTGGCTGAAGCATTCCATCCGCGTGTGCTCGTTCCCATCCACACCGAGCATGGCCAAGAGTACTCGCAGGTTTTTGCCAATGTGGTGAACTTGAACGATGGCCAGGACTTTTTTCTCGCCTGA
- a CDS encoding DUF433 domain-containing protein, translating to MPMKKWPLLDSNPAYLGGDPRIDGTRLSTEHVYEYCAGSDCDAHIRMFQKDWPYVTAKQIKQAIAFERTRRGV from the coding sequence ATGCCAATGAAAAAGTGGCCCCTTCTCGATTCCAATCCAGCATATCTGGGCGGCGACCCACGCATTGACGGGACGCGGCTGAGTACGGAGCACGTCTACGAATACTGTGCCGGAAGTGATTGTGATGCGCACATAAGAATGTTCCAGAAGGATTGGCCCTACGTGACCGCAAAGCAAATCAAACAGGCGATCGCCTTCGAGAGGACGCGCCGCGGTGTCTGA
- a CDS encoding ArdC family protein, with protein sequence MGDPPRLALATPALAAGWLRGCWLTTTANTKKPRRADPMTTDKARELAQQIETSVNALAAETDAARRSDIFRGWLNAMAQFHSYSWNNQLLISMQCPTATRVAGFHAWRKMNRFVRKGEKGITILAPCIYKSKKREQQDEEIEEQVHAIGTLRGFRAATVFDIGSTDGQPVPSLPWKVKGDCAELLPHAERACRELGIELEYKTITDGAEGYSLGGKIQINQALSNSDRVAVIIHEQAHEILHKQAEIRKNTTRQQRELEAESTSFVVLSHFGIQHGSPFYLATYDVTPEMLTQSLATISTAAKRIIELIEKDLPAVGDEDAPELIAN encoded by the coding sequence ATGGGTGATCCCCCTCGGCTTGCACTTGCTACCCCCGCCCTCGCCGCCGGGTGGCTCAGGGGTTGTTGGTTAACAACAACCGCCAATACCAAAAAGCCCCGGAGAGCAGACCCCATGACAACCGACAAAGCCCGTGAACTGGCCCAGCAGATCGAAACCAGCGTCAACGCCCTCGCCGCCGAAACCGATGCAGCCCGCCGTAGTGACATTTTCCGTGGATGGCTGAACGCGATGGCCCAATTTCACAGCTATTCCTGGAACAACCAGCTTCTGATTTCCATGCAATGCCCAACCGCAACGCGCGTCGCTGGCTTTCACGCCTGGCGCAAGATGAACCGATTCGTGCGCAAAGGTGAAAAAGGAATCACGATCCTTGCTCCCTGCATTTACAAGTCGAAGAAGCGCGAGCAGCAGGACGAAGAAATCGAAGAGCAGGTGCACGCAATCGGCACACTACGAGGATTTCGCGCGGCAACCGTGTTCGACATTGGGAGTACCGATGGCCAGCCGGTTCCCTCTTTGCCGTGGAAGGTCAAAGGGGATTGTGCAGAACTCCTGCCGCATGCTGAACGCGCATGCCGTGAGCTTGGAATCGAGCTTGAATACAAGACAATCACGGACGGCGCGGAAGGCTACAGCCTCGGCGGCAAAATACAGATCAATCAAGCCCTCAGCAACAGCGACCGCGTAGCGGTAATCATCCATGAGCAGGCACACGAGATTCTTCACAAACAGGCGGAAATCCGGAAGAACACGACCCGCCAGCAGCGTGAACTTGAGGCGGAGTCTACTTCATTCGTCGTACTCTCGCATTTTGGAATTCAGCATGGCAGCCCGTTCTACCTGGCCACCTACGATGTCACGCCAGAAATGCTCACCCAATCATTGGCGACAATCAGCACCGCCGCGAAACGGATCATTGAATTGATCGAAAAGGATCTCCCCGCAGTGGGAGATGAAGATGCGCCGGAACTGATCGCGAACTGA
- a CDS encoding single-stranded DNA-binding protein: MYNRTLLIGRIGHDAEAKTDKNQQEYVVLSIATKDSWKNDQGDYESRTEWHRVYAWRNLSRFAKTLQKGQLISVDGTIRYREYAEEINGATMKHRVAEIHASKIQRLTKGGAPAPSDDQASDE, from the coding sequence ATGTACAATCGCACACTTCTCATCGGCCGTATCGGACACGACGCTGAAGCCAAGACGGACAAGAACCAGCAAGAGTACGTTGTCCTGAGCATTGCCACCAAGGACAGCTGGAAAAACGATCAGGGCGACTACGAAAGCCGCACCGAGTGGCACCGCGTCTACGCATGGCGCAATCTTTCACGCTTCGCGAAGACTCTCCAGAAAGGCCAGCTCATCAGCGTTGATGGCACGATTCGCTATCGTGAATACGCCGAAGAAATCAACGGCGCCACCATGAAACATCGCGTCGCCGAGATCCACGCGAGCAAGATCCAGCGTCTCACCAAAGGAGGAGCGCCAGCTCCTTCCGACGATCAGGCCTCGGATGAGTGA
- a CDS encoding DUF4238 domain-containing protein — protein MALTRDNHFVPQLYLRNFASDSSKVHEYLTLVSRPRVPLWKTVDVAGTGYETDLYTRIVQGEEADDIEQWMHRDFETPAREAIRNVLADRDLTQDDWNRLVHLLAAQIVRTPAFLVKNLNSWGEQTKQVLQQSQRDLERRLREAKAKGEKLVPKSSPKHSYIPLRFEVREVPDRKKVQLVTTVLVGRGHWFQAMEVVLTSTVKMLLKHKWSIVEAPVGLPWFTSDDPVICLNYRSPTDYDFKAGWGVPKANILFPLSPRHMMFTQVGDDFYPRRAPSRHIARVFRDIIAKHAYRRIYSSEREEKISSLRPRVVDEKLFRQERLAWRNWYEVQNEAEKQFWDESQHSEFWSKHRDKNRS, from the coding sequence ATGGCGTTGACGCGCGACAACCACTTTGTTCCGCAGCTATATCTGCGGAATTTCGCTTCAGATTCATCGAAAGTGCATGAGTATTTAACGCTCGTATCCCGCCCGCGTGTGCCTCTCTGGAAAACAGTCGATGTCGCAGGAACTGGTTACGAGACGGACTTATACACAAGAATCGTCCAGGGCGAGGAAGCTGACGACATCGAGCAATGGATGCATCGCGATTTCGAAACGCCAGCTCGCGAAGCCATCCGAAACGTACTCGCGGACCGGGATCTGACACAGGATGACTGGAATCGACTCGTCCACCTGTTAGCTGCGCAGATCGTACGAACTCCAGCTTTCCTCGTTAAAAACCTCAATAGCTGGGGCGAGCAAACAAAACAGGTTCTTCAGCAGTCTCAAAGAGACCTAGAACGCCGGTTGCGAGAGGCTAAGGCGAAAGGGGAGAAGCTCGTTCCAAAAAGTAGTCCCAAACATAGCTACATCCCGCTGCGTTTCGAAGTGCGTGAGGTGCCGGATCGCAAAAAGGTCCAATTGGTCACGACCGTTCTAGTGGGGCGTGGCCATTGGTTCCAGGCCATGGAAGTCGTGTTGACGAGTACAGTGAAGATGCTTCTCAAGCACAAGTGGTCCATTGTCGAGGCGCCAGTTGGGCTGCCGTGGTTCACGAGTGACGATCCGGTGATCTGCCTCAACTACAGATCTCCAACAGACTACGATTTCAAAGCAGGGTGGGGCGTTCCAAAAGCGAACATCCTGTTCCCTCTTAGTCCGCGACACATGATGTTCACCCAAGTAGGAGACGATTTCTACCCTCGGCGGGCACCCTCACGCCACATCGCTAGAGTGTTTCGGGACATCATTGCGAAGCATGCTTATCGACGAATTTACTCATCCGAAAGAGAGGAAAAGATTTCTTCTCTTAGACCTCGCGTCGTAGATGAGAAATTGTTCCGACAAGAACGGCTCGCTTGGCGTAACTGGTACGAAGTTCAGAATGAAGCCGAGAAGCAATTCTGGGACGAGTCTCAGCATTCAGAATTTTGGTCGAAGCACCGCGATAAAAATCGTTCCTGA
- a CDS encoding RepB family DNA primase, protein MDRTIIAVHRMLDALAAASYDVGVLSERGMFPGHASLTKEAILTKLKFLKSQNARGAHIYVRPSGIHNLTVLDDLRQESVDRLSADGFEPCAVVETSPGNFQGWLKHHRTYESPVSTFIAQELARRYAADPSAADWRRFGRLPGFTNCKPKHRQLNGFFPFVLLRSCSGKQFTRAEAFGLEVASRYQLQQEENRLAIERRIEQQKRFPHAGRRYLNLSVERFRALPRYHDRPAAADIAFCISALSLEMPEDAIMRALEDDYLSRDLNPSRRAAYIRRTLLKARAWARL, encoded by the coding sequence ATGGACAGAACGATCATCGCAGTTCACAGAATGCTTGATGCGCTCGCAGCGGCCAGCTATGACGTTGGCGTTCTGAGCGAGCGGGGCATGTTCCCCGGCCACGCAAGTCTCACAAAAGAGGCGATCTTAACCAAGCTCAAGTTCCTCAAAAGCCAGAATGCACGCGGAGCGCACATCTATGTCCGTCCATCGGGAATTCACAATCTGACTGTTCTCGACGATCTTAGGCAGGAATCCGTTGACCGGCTGTCGGCTGATGGCTTCGAGCCCTGCGCGGTCGTCGAGACGAGTCCTGGGAACTTCCAAGGGTGGCTGAAGCATCACCGCACCTACGAATCTCCCGTCTCTACGTTCATCGCCCAGGAATTGGCTCGACGTTACGCGGCCGATCCAAGTGCGGCGGATTGGAGGCGGTTTGGTCGCTTGCCCGGCTTTACGAATTGCAAGCCGAAACACAGGCAGCTAAACGGATTCTTCCCGTTCGTTCTTTTGCGAAGTTGTTCGGGAAAACAGTTCACGCGGGCAGAGGCATTTGGCTTGGAGGTGGCGAGCCGGTACCAGCTCCAGCAGGAAGAGAACAGGCTCGCAATTGAACGCCGCATTGAGCAGCAGAAGCGCTTTCCCCACGCGGGGAGGAGGTACTTGAATCTCTCGGTCGAGCGTTTCCGTGCCCTGCCCAGATACCATGATCGTCCGGCCGCAGCCGATATAGCTTTCTGTATCTCGGCACTGTCCCTCGAAATGCCCGAAGACGCCATCATGCGTGCACTGGAAGATGACTATCTTTCCCGTGATCTGAATCCTTCCCGGAGGGCGGCCTACATCCGTCGTACGCTCTTAAAGGCCCGGGCGTGGGCCAGATTGTAA
- a CDS encoding ATPase, T2SS/T4P/T4SS family yields the protein MAAEILPIDEKFGRLVEKLRYELGDTVCELLDRDRRVEDISLNPDGALWVKRTGAPFERCGSLAPGLAQGAMMTIASMRKTTITDRHPVLETNLPVWGSRFAGIIEPVVTAPTFVIRQPSAQRFGLKDYEQAGILSRKGDPRNRTRKQMEFLEAVEGLSHRQVIEKALQERRNIVLVGSTGAGKTTLGNAILAGIADLTPHDRVIVIEDTPELQIECANHVSMLATTDFPIRGCVMVSMRLRPSRIVVGEVRDGTALELLKAWNTGHPGGILTVHANDAYAGLVRLEDLVREATPAPQQRFIGEVVDLVISIFLDPLEGRKVREVAVVSGYEEGHYRLTQV from the coding sequence ATGGCAGCGGAAATTCTCCCCATTGACGAAAAATTTGGCCGGCTCGTGGAGAAGCTGCGTTATGAGCTTGGCGACACGGTATGCGAACTCCTGGATAGAGATCGGCGTGTCGAAGACATTTCTCTCAATCCTGATGGAGCTTTGTGGGTGAAGAGAACCGGAGCGCCATTTGAAAGGTGCGGTTCACTTGCTCCAGGACTGGCACAGGGAGCCATGATGACGATCGCTTCGATGCGCAAGACGACCATCACGGACCGGCATCCGGTTCTTGAAACGAACCTGCCCGTCTGGGGCTCGCGCTTTGCCGGGATCATCGAGCCGGTGGTGACAGCGCCAACGTTTGTGATCCGCCAGCCATCAGCCCAACGGTTTGGACTGAAGGACTACGAGCAGGCGGGAATTCTCTCGCGGAAGGGAGATCCTCGCAATCGCACGCGAAAGCAGATGGAGTTTCTTGAGGCAGTTGAGGGCCTGAGTCATCGTCAGGTCATCGAAAAGGCACTTCAGGAGCGGCGGAACATTGTGCTCGTCGGTTCGACTGGCGCCGGGAAGACGACTCTCGGCAATGCAATTCTAGCTGGAATTGCCGACCTCACTCCGCATGATCGCGTGATTGTGATCGAGGATACGCCGGAGCTGCAGATTGAATGTGCGAACCACGTGAGCATGTTGGCGACTACGGATTTCCCGATCCGCGGGTGCGTGATGGTCTCAATGCGACTGAGGCCTTCTCGGATCGTAGTGGGTGAGGTCCGCGATGGGACGGCATTGGAACTCCTGAAGGCGTGGAATACCGGCCACCCCGGAGGAATTCTCACGGTCCACGCTAATGACGCTTATGCGGGACTGGTTCGGCTGGAGGATCTGGTTCGTGAAGCGACCCCGGCTCCTCAGCAGCGTTTCATCGGAGAGGTTGTGGACCTTGTGATTTCGATCTTTCTCGACCCACTCGAGGGTCGGAAGGTGCGTGAAGTCGCGGTGGTGTCCGGCTATGAGGAAGGACACTACCGCCTGACGCAAGTGTGA
- a CDS encoding TrbC/VirB2 family protein produces MAMTRHEWLKRIARRFGRRGVGRFGFQLGVLFALGTAGAFASETGTNLPWEGPLTTLVTSLTGPVAYAISVIAIVALGATLAFAGGEMGETMKRLLHVGIAVCCVVFAAQVMTSFIGQSAEVAMFMQPLHSAVSFLGHSVIAQG; encoded by the coding sequence ATGGCAATGACTCGGCACGAATGGTTGAAAAGGATTGCGCGCAGATTCGGCAGGAGGGGTGTCGGCCGCTTTGGATTTCAGTTGGGCGTACTGTTTGCCCTTGGCACGGCTGGAGCATTTGCGTCCGAAACCGGCACAAACCTGCCGTGGGAAGGTCCACTAACAACGTTGGTCACCTCACTGACTGGCCCGGTCGCTTATGCCATCTCGGTGATTGCAATCGTTGCGCTTGGAGCGACGCTGGCATTCGCCGGCGGCGAGATGGGCGAAACGATGAAACGCTTGCTCCATGTGGGAATCGCCGTGTGCTGCGTGGTCTTCGCTGCACAGGTGATGACTTCCTTCATCGGGCAGTCCGCGGAGGTTGCGATGTTCATGCAGCCTCTGCATTCCGCAGTTTCGTTCCTTGGGCATTCGGTAATCGCCCAGGGGTAA
- the trbD gene encoding conjugal transfer protein TrbD, with protein MEDQPVFTPMRASLNRPQLLMGGDRELVLLSGLLLALVAVSVMSFLSFLIAGGSFMAIVAVLARMGKEDPLMRKVYARHLSYKDFYPAKSGVAVVGKPSRRG; from the coding sequence ATGGAAGATCAGCCAGTATTTACCCCTATGCGCGCGTCTCTGAATCGGCCTCAATTGCTGATGGGCGGAGATCGCGAGCTGGTTCTGCTCAGTGGTCTCTTGCTCGCGTTAGTGGCTGTCAGCGTTATGTCGTTTCTGTCCTTCTTGATTGCAGGGGGCAGCTTTATGGCGATTGTCGCGGTGTTGGCCCGAATGGGCAAAGAGGACCCGCTGATGCGAAAGGTCTATGCGCGGCATTTGTCCTACAAGGATTTCTATCCCGCGAAGAGCGGGGTTGCTGTTGTAGGGAAACCGTCTCGGCGAGGATAA
- a CDS encoding VirB4 family type IV secretion/conjugal transfer ATPase: MFGEARKQPVGLGDLLLWYGLVDDGVVLQHDGSLLAAWSYRGPDLQSATHSEMNAIATRLASILRLGSGWMVQVDSFRLMANDYGPRGAFPDRVTALIDEERRVQFQSEGSHFESEYFLALTYLPPVAASERLRGFMISGSDKRAGSNVGLDALRYFTAKVRQFEDVFSSQFPVKRLCALRTPQPGGFERVDDELLGYLRRCLTGIKGPVMLPEIPVFLNDMLAMEDFLGGMEPKMADRHIRVLSVDGFPRSTWPGALSVLDTVACEYRWHTRIILMDTREAEAIIEKTRKKWRFQTRGFKDQVFKSNGGVTNMHAIEMAADAEGAMSEAAAGEVQYGYFSSSIVLQHKDLKFIETMVGEFRKALINRGFGVRVETVNAVDAFFGTMPGNRTAQIRRPMAHTRNFVDLMPISAVWAGESVNPSALMPPNSPPLVQAATSGGTPFRLNLHYQDVGHSLLVGPTGSGKSVAICLFTSQWFRYPNAQVFAFDKGHSLYALCKAAGGRFYDIGESGLAFQPLRDIEDPAEFAWGIEWVETLMRLQDILVGPAERQTIHRAVRQLAESPKHRRTLTELEANLQDENLKAGLKPYVIDGPLGRMLDASDDSLVESHFIVCEMETLLSGSFSDATVMAVLLYLFRRMERSLNGRPTFVPIDEAWLFLRHPAWRDKIQDWLKTLRKKNAAVLLATQSIADVKDSPIASTILQSTATKIYLPNSEAGNESMREFYRYAGLNGREVEILQRALPKREYYVVRPLGRRLISFRLGPVALSFLGVSSPKDRARVSALEKQHGEHWVAVWLGEKQVSKEWIAYFEGGSSRAEEMAS, translated from the coding sequence ATGTTTGGGGAAGCGCGAAAACAGCCGGTGGGTCTGGGCGACTTGCTCCTGTGGTACGGACTCGTCGATGACGGGGTTGTGCTCCAGCATGACGGCTCATTGCTGGCTGCGTGGAGTTACCGTGGACCAGATCTCCAGTCGGCAACACATTCAGAGATGAATGCGATTGCGACCAGGCTGGCCTCGATTCTGCGGCTTGGGAGCGGCTGGATGGTCCAGGTCGATTCGTTCCGCTTGATGGCAAACGATTACGGGCCCAGGGGCGCTTTCCCCGACCGAGTGACGGCACTGATCGATGAGGAACGAAGAGTTCAGTTCCAGTCCGAGGGTAGCCACTTCGAAAGCGAGTATTTCCTGGCGCTCACGTATCTACCTCCGGTGGCGGCGAGCGAACGGCTACGGGGATTCATGATCTCCGGGTCGGACAAGCGGGCGGGAAGCAATGTCGGGTTAGACGCGCTGAGGTACTTCACGGCAAAGGTCCGGCAGTTCGAAGATGTGTTTTCCTCTCAATTTCCAGTCAAACGGCTGTGCGCTCTGAGGACGCCGCAGCCCGGCGGATTTGAGCGAGTAGACGATGAGCTGCTCGGATACCTGCGGCGGTGTCTGACAGGGATCAAGGGGCCTGTGATGCTTCCGGAGATTCCGGTTTTCCTGAATGACATGCTCGCCATGGAGGACTTCCTCGGAGGCATGGAACCGAAAATGGCCGACCGCCACATCCGAGTTTTGTCCGTTGATGGATTCCCACGTTCCACGTGGCCCGGTGCGCTGTCTGTATTGGATACGGTGGCCTGCGAGTATCGCTGGCACACTCGCATCATTCTGATGGACACTCGGGAGGCGGAAGCCATCATTGAGAAGACGCGGAAGAAATGGCGGTTTCAGACGCGCGGATTCAAGGACCAAGTCTTCAAGTCCAACGGCGGCGTAACAAATATGCACGCGATCGAGATGGCAGCGGACGCCGAGGGCGCAATGTCAGAAGCCGCGGCAGGAGAGGTGCAGTACGGCTACTTTTCCTCTTCGATCGTGCTCCAACACAAGGACCTGAAGTTCATTGAGACGATGGTCGGCGAATTCCGCAAGGCGCTGATTAACCGCGGATTCGGCGTTCGAGTTGAGACTGTAAACGCGGTCGATGCCTTCTTCGGGACGATGCCCGGCAACCGTACAGCCCAGATTCGCCGTCCAATGGCTCATACGAGGAATTTCGTTGACCTCATGCCAATTTCCGCAGTCTGGGCGGGTGAGAGTGTAAACCCCTCGGCGTTAATGCCACCGAACTCTCCTCCGCTTGTCCAGGCGGCGACAAGTGGCGGCACTCCTTTTCGTCTAAATCTGCACTACCAGGATGTGGGGCACTCATTGCTCGTCGGTCCGACGGGTAGCGGTAAGAGTGTTGCAATCTGCCTATTCACAAGCCAGTGGTTTCGGTATCCAAATGCCCAGGTATTCGCTTTCGACAAAGGGCATTCGCTTTACGCCCTATGCAAAGCCGCGGGTGGCCGGTTCTACGACATTGGGGAAAGCGGCCTGGCATTTCAGCCGCTAAGGGATATCGAAGATCCTGCCGAGTTCGCTTGGGGCATCGAGTGGGTTGAGACGCTCATGCGCCTCCAGGACATTCTTGTAGGCCCGGCTGAGCGCCAAACGATTCACCGGGCCGTTCGGCAACTCGCCGAATCTCCTAAGCACAGGCGAACTCTCACTGAACTCGAAGCCAACCTCCAGGATGAAAATCTCAAGGCCGGACTGAAGCCCTACGTGATCGATGGCCCTTTGGGGCGAATGCTTGATGCTTCGGACGATAGCTTGGTCGAATCGCATTTCATCGTCTGCGAGATGGAAACCCTACTTAGCGGGTCGTTTTCCGATGCAACAGTGATGGCCGTCTTGCTCTATCTCTTCCGGCGAATGGAACGGTCGCTGAACGGTCGTCCGACGTTTGTTCCGATCGATGAAGCATGGCTCTTTCTGCGCCACCCGGCCTGGAGGGACAAGATTCAGGATTGGCTCAAGACTCTGCGCAAGAAGAATGCAGCCGTGCTACTGGCAACGCAGAGCATTGCCGATGTGAAGGACTCGCCTATTGCCTCCACCATATTGCAGAGCACCGCCACCAAGATCTACCTGCCCAATTCTGAGGCCGGCAATGAGAGTATGCGCGAGTTTTATCGCTACGCCGGATTGAACGGCAGGGAGGTTGAGATTCTCCAACGAGCACTGCCGAAGCGCGAATACTACGTTGTTCGTCCCCTCGGCCGAAGGCTCATCTCATTTCGTCTTGGCCCAGTCGCGCTCAGTTTCCTTGGCGTGTCTTCTCCAAAGGATCGAGCTCGGGTCAGCGCGCTGGAAAAGCAGCACGGCGAACATTGGGTCGCTGTCTGGTTGGGTGAAAAGCAAGTGTCGAAAGAGTGGATTGCCTACTTCGAAGGAGGGAGCAGCCGTGCAGAAGAAATGGCTAGCTAA
- the trbJ gene encoding P-type conjugative transfer protein TrbJ translates to MQKKWLAKGTSAVAIVALIATATAIPTQAHAGGVGLFATEYTQLLNYAELVGQLEKQVMMVENQMTQIADMTKHGMTISNQLFGTVAGDIANLNRIVNTGQSLAYTLSNMDGTFRLRFPGYVTTTNYGQQYSQWGQTSLDSTLGALKAAGLQNDQFNSDAALLKTLQSQSTTAVGRMQALEVGNQIAENQAEQLMKLRQLMMADMQSKAAFQSAQVQKDLTTQADTDKFFGQATISSDGVTF, encoded by the coding sequence GTGCAGAAGAAATGGCTAGCTAAAGGAACGAGCGCAGTTGCGATTGTGGCACTCATAGCTACCGCAACAGCGATCCCAACCCAGGCGCATGCCGGCGGGGTGGGTCTGTTTGCGACGGAATATACCCAGCTCTTGAACTATGCAGAGCTAGTCGGCCAACTTGAAAAGCAAGTCATGATGGTCGAAAACCAAATGACCCAAATTGCTGATATGACGAAGCACGGAATGACCATCAGCAATCAATTGTTTGGAACGGTAGCGGGCGACATCGCCAACCTCAACAGAATTGTGAATACCGGGCAATCCTTGGCCTACACACTTTCGAACATGGACGGCACATTCAGGCTCCGTTTCCCCGGGTACGTGACCACGACCAACTACGGACAACAGTATTCGCAGTGGGGACAAACAAGCCTCGATAGTACGTTGGGAGCACTCAAGGCAGCGGGGTTGCAGAACGATCAGTTCAACAGTGATGCCGCGCTTCTCAAAACTCTCCAAAGCCAGAGCACGACGGCGGTGGGGCGTATGCAGGCTCTGGAGGTCGGAAACCAGATCGCCGAGAACCAAGCTGAGCAACTGATGAAGCTTCGGCAACTGATGATGGCCGACATGCAAAGTAAAGCTGCATTCCAGTCGGCTCAAGTCCAAAAAGACTTAACAACACAGGCAGATACTGACAAGTTCTTTGGCCAGGCGACCATCAGCAGTGACGGCGTGACGTTCTAA